The following proteins come from a genomic window of Nostoc sp. ATCC 53789:
- a CDS encoding tetratricopeptide repeat protein, translating into MWKNMKAKSKYLKILFSARWWMQMLLKVGNFCKRLIYFSTQRHQKPNLHHRFIKVLFLTTLLTYLLFGQVVSAQTPNVTALVEQGIKDYDTGNFHNAVKHWEDALIQYKSNSAATAVVNENLARAYQQLGENKAAIASLSAAIRDYGAVANIQQVGRMKSELAQVYSNLGQPRKAIAVHKRR; encoded by the coding sequence ATGTGGAAAAATATGAAAGCTAAAAGTAAATATCTTAAAATATTATTCTCTGCGCGTTGGTGGATGCAGATGTTGCTGAAGGTTGGAAACTTCTGCAAAAGGCTAATTTATTTCTCTACTCAGCGACACCAAAAACCAAATCTGCATCATAGATTTATTAAAGTATTATTTTTGACAACTTTACTAACATATCTTTTGTTTGGACAAGTCGTATCTGCACAAACTCCAAATGTGACTGCATTAGTTGAACAAGGAATTAAAGACTATGATACTGGAAATTTTCACAATGCGGTAAAACACTGGGAAGATGCATTAATTCAGTATAAAAGTAATTCAGCAGCTACGGCGGTTGTAAATGAAAATTTGGCGCGTGCTTACCAACAACTAGGAGAAAATAAAGCAGCGATCGCATCCTTATCAGCAGCAATTCGTGACTATGGCGCTGTAGCAAATATTCAGCAAGTGGGACGCATGAAGTCAGAACTAGCCCAAGTTTACAGCAATTTGGGACAACCCCGCAAAGCGATCGCAGTACACAAAAGGCGTTAA